The following are encoded together in the Methylorubrum sp. B1-46 genome:
- a CDS encoding biliverdin-producing heme oxygenase produces MSDSLHARLREATAPAHEALERDLDWEVRVATLPGYRDLLIRLRGFHAAYEPVIGIALADAPFFDPRRRLPSLDADLHALDGPAPDTLPAPAAPRLDGPGAALGALYVLEGSTLGGAVIGRHVARLHGAGVPLAYYAGRGRATGPLWRAFRERLDGLPEAEADAAFAAGIATFEAMRGWLVSGAG; encoded by the coding sequence TTGAGCGACAGCCTGCATGCCCGCCTGCGGGAGGCCACGGCTCCGGCCCATGAGGCGCTGGAGCGCGACCTCGACTGGGAGGTGCGGGTGGCGACGCTGCCGGGCTACCGCGACCTGCTGATCCGCCTGCGCGGCTTCCACGCCGCCTACGAGCCGGTGATCGGGATCGCGCTCGCCGACGCGCCTTTCTTCGATCCCCGGCGGCGGCTCCCTTCCCTCGACGCGGATCTGCACGCCCTCGACGGGCCGGCGCCCGACACCCTGCCCGCACCCGCCGCGCCCCGGCTCGACGGCCCGGGCGCGGCGCTCGGCGCGCTCTACGTGCTGGAAGGTTCGACGCTGGGCGGCGCCGTCATCGGCCGCCACGTCGCCCGTCTGCACGGGGCGGGCGTGCCGCTGGCCTATTATGCCGGCCGCGGCCGCGCGACCGGGCCGCTCTGGCGGGCCTTCCGCGAGCGGCTGGATGGGTTGCCGGAGGCGGAGGCCGATGCAGCCTTCGCCGCCGGCATCGCGACGTTCGAGGCGATGCGCGGGTGGCTCGTCTCGGGCGCGGGCTGA
- a CDS encoding lysylphosphatidylglycerol synthase domain-containing protein, which produces MAESPARREERCQEPGDRRHDRRPADPSLPQRLLRGLLRRLPLVGTLVGLGLGVWLVATNDLAAIGTAFGRIGAAGLAAIVGVRVVIVLLCGLAWASVLAGLPPSGRPPSGRPRTGAPAEPPVETGAFVILRFVREGVNVLLPVASVGGEVVGGRLLTFWGVAGSLAAASLLADMLIQVATQVAFTGLGAALLWRLPGEAAAALAWWTTQAAVVAVAAVAAFFALQTLGVARGLERRLAGLGRRFLRSAAPEGAKPEGDAAGILSVQEALDAVWARGRRGRIAQSVALHAVAWGLGAAEIWIVLACIGVEVSLTEVLVLESLSQAIKSAAFAVPSGLGVQEGGFVVVGALFGLDAGTAIALSLAKRVPDVVLGLPSLIVWQSLEAKRAQVLPPR; this is translated from the coding sequence ATGGCTGAGTCACCCGCTCGCCGCGAGGAGCGGTGTCAGGAGCCCGGCGACCGGCGCCACGATCGGCGTCCGGCCGACCCCTCGCTGCCGCAGCGCCTCCTGCGCGGGCTGCTGCGCCGGTTGCCGCTCGTCGGCACCCTGGTCGGACTGGGGCTGGGCGTCTGGCTCGTCGCCACCAACGACCTCGCGGCGATCGGCACGGCCTTCGGGCGGATCGGTGCGGCGGGTCTTGCCGCCATCGTCGGGGTGCGGGTCGTCATCGTGCTCCTGTGCGGGCTCGCCTGGGCGAGCGTGCTGGCCGGCCTCCCGCCCTCCGGCCGCCCGCCCTCCGGCCGCCCCCGGACGGGCGCTCCGGCCGAGCCGCCCGTCGAGACCGGCGCCTTCGTGATCCTGCGCTTCGTGCGCGAGGGCGTGAACGTGCTGTTGCCGGTCGCCTCGGTCGGCGGCGAAGTCGTGGGCGGGCGCCTGCTGACCTTCTGGGGCGTCGCGGGCAGCCTCGCGGCGGCCTCGCTGCTCGCCGACATGCTGATCCAGGTCGCGACGCAGGTGGCCTTCACCGGGCTCGGCGCTGCCCTGCTCTGGCGGCTGCCGGGGGAGGCGGCCGCCGCACTCGCGTGGTGGACGACACAGGCCGCCGTCGTAGCGGTGGCAGCGGTCGCCGCCTTCTTCGCCCTGCAGACGCTCGGCGTGGCACGGGGCCTCGAGCGGCGCCTCGCCGGCCTCGGCCGCCGCTTCCTGCGCTCGGCGGCTCCGGAGGGGGCGAAGCCGGAGGGAGACGCGGCCGGCATCCTCTCGGTGCAGGAAGCTCTCGATGCGGTCTGGGCGCGGGGCCGGCGCGGGCGCATCGCCCAGTCGGTCGCCCTGCACGCCGTGGCCTGGGGCCTTGGGGCGGCCGAGATCTGGATCGTGCTCGCCTGCATCGGGGTCGAGGTGAGCCTGACCGAAGTTCTGGTGCTGGAATCGCTGTCCCAGGCGATCAAGTCGGCGGCCTTCGCGGTGCCGAGCGGGCTCGGCGTTCAGGAGGGCGGGTTCGTGGTGGTGGGCGCCCTGTTCGGGCTCGATGCGGGCACCGCCATCGCCCTGTCGCTCGCCAAGCGCGTGCCCGACGTGGTCCTCGGCCTGCCCTCGCTGATCGTCTGGCAGAGCCTGGAGGCGAAGCGGGCGCAGGTGCTGCCGCCGCGCTGA
- a CDS encoding capsule biosynthesis protein produces MSSDDEVKQATRVRPSPSVQSLMELARRSVPDLRRNAETIEPVAPGRGRPLGAALVERARRGLEWTRLPGLRPREARPPERMVKRLFRSYALFALLPTAVVGLYVFVIASPQYIVESQFAVRGNVEPMASAELGLHTDLIQKHNSQDSFILRDYIGSRPMVEAIDAKLGLAKMFSEDGIDFWARYDENQPVEKLVRYWRRHVIPQIDAISGVIHLKVRAFKPEDAVAISQEVIARSETLVNGISRRAQEDMITNAKKEVEQTAERLKQARVALQEFRNRWGIIDPVKSAEAAVTTIELLRKDKIKAENDLRVLRDSKLDEKSRGIQVLVATVGALDGQIKDLQSRLTTDGLVSNSEHNLTQALLEYEGLMVEQTVAEKLNASMQLILDRARIAAAKQQIYLATFVPPLLPTYSEYPAPFYTLFAALFCFTVLWSSVSLVAAAVNDNRL; encoded by the coding sequence ATGAGTTCCGACGACGAGGTCAAGCAGGCGACCCGAGTCCGGCCGAGCCCGAGCGTCCAGTCGCTCATGGAACTCGCCCGGCGCTCCGTGCCGGACCTGCGGCGCAACGCCGAGACGATCGAGCCGGTCGCGCCCGGCCGGGGCCGGCCTCTCGGCGCGGCCCTGGTCGAGCGGGCGCGGCGCGGTCTCGAATGGACCCGGCTGCCGGGCCTGCGGCCGCGGGAGGCGCGGCCGCCCGAGCGGATGGTCAAGCGTCTGTTCCGCAGCTACGCCCTGTTCGCGCTGCTGCCGACCGCGGTGGTCGGGCTCTACGTCTTCGTGATCGCCTCGCCGCAATACATCGTCGAGTCGCAGTTCGCCGTGCGCGGCAACGTCGAGCCGATGGCCAGCGCCGAACTCGGCCTGCACACCGACCTGATCCAGAAGCACAACAGCCAGGACAGCTTCATCCTGCGCGACTACATCGGCAGCCGGCCGATGGTGGAGGCCATCGACGCCAAGCTCGGCCTCGCGAAGATGTTTTCGGAAGACGGGATCGATTTCTGGGCCCGCTACGACGAGAACCAGCCGGTCGAGAAGCTGGTGCGCTACTGGCGCCGGCACGTGATTCCGCAGATCGATGCGATCTCCGGCGTGATCCACCTCAAGGTGCGCGCCTTCAAGCCCGAGGATGCGGTCGCGATCTCGCAGGAGGTGATCGCCCGCTCCGAGACCCTGGTCAACGGCATCTCGCGCCGGGCCCAGGAGGACATGATCACCAACGCGAAGAAGGAGGTCGAGCAGACCGCCGAGCGGCTCAAGCAGGCGCGGGTCGCCCTCCAGGAGTTCCGCAACCGCTGGGGCATCATCGACCCGGTGAAGTCGGCCGAGGCCGCCGTGACCACGATCGAACTCCTGCGCAAGGACAAGATCAAGGCGGAGAACGACCTGCGCGTCCTGCGCGACTCCAAGCTCGACGAAAAGAGCCGCGGCATCCAGGTGCTCGTGGCCACCGTCGGCGCCCTGGATGGCCAGATCAAGGACCTGCAGAGCCGCCTCACCACCGACGGCCTCGTCTCGAATTCCGAGCACAACCTCACCCAGGCGCTGCTCGAATACGAGGGCCTGATGGTCGAGCAGACGGTGGCGGAGAAGCTCAATGCCTCGATGCAGTTGATCCTCGACCGCGCCCGGATCGCGGCGGCCAAGCAGCAGATCTATCTGGCGACCTTCGTACCGCCCCTTCTGCCGACCTATTCGGAGTACCCGGCCCCGTTCTACACCCTGTTCGCGGCCCTGTTCTGCTTCACCGTGCTGTGGAGTTCGGTCTCGCTCGTGGCCGCGGCGGTCAACGACAACCGGCTCTGA
- a CDS encoding sigma-54-dependent Fis family transcriptional regulator codes for MRLLIVGRLSGELVTASKIAMNRGASVTHADGIDQGLAALRAKGGDLVMVDVGLDIRRMVQALSDERIRTPVVACGIASDARAAVAAIQAGAKEYIPLPPDPDMIAAVLEAVAADARSFVWRDPSMERVVRLAEQVARSEASVLITGESGTGKEVLARHVHAKSNRGNRPFVSVNCAAIPDALLESELFGHEKGAFTGAIARRIGRFEEANGGTLLLDEISEMDVRLQSKLLRALQERVIDRVGGGAPVKVDIRVLATSNRNLSEEVKKGTFREDLFYRLNVVHLRLPPLRERLADILELTAHFARKYAELNGLPLRPLAREAQALVARNPWPGNVRELENTIHRAVLLAQGPEIGPDAILSPEGESLAAPAAASGPVERAASAAEAATRGLVGRTVAEVERDLILDTLDHCLGNRTHAAKILGISIRTLRNKLNEYVEAGLQVAEPGGVRAVAAYG; via the coding sequence ATGCGGCTGCTCATCGTCGGACGGCTCTCGGGCGAACTCGTCACCGCCTCGAAGATCGCCATGAACCGGGGGGCCTCGGTCACCCACGCGGACGGGATCGACCAGGGGCTCGCGGCCCTGCGCGCCAAGGGCGGTGACCTCGTCATGGTCGATGTCGGCCTCGACATCCGCCGGATGGTGCAGGCGCTCTCCGACGAGCGCATCCGCACGCCGGTGGTGGCCTGCGGCATCGCCTCCGACGCCCGCGCCGCGGTGGCCGCGATCCAGGCCGGCGCCAAGGAGTACATCCCCCTCCCCCCCGATCCGGACATGATCGCGGCCGTCCTGGAGGCGGTGGCGGCGGATGCCCGCAGCTTCGTCTGGCGCGATCCGTCGATGGAGCGCGTGGTGCGGCTCGCCGAGCAGGTCGCCCGCTCGGAGGCTTCGGTGCTCATCACCGGCGAGAGCGGCACCGGCAAGGAGGTGCTCGCCCGCCACGTCCACGCCAAGTCGAACCGGGGAAACCGCCCGTTCGTCTCGGTCAATTGCGCGGCGATTCCCGATGCCCTGCTCGAATCCGAGCTGTTCGGCCACGAGAAGGGCGCCTTCACCGGCGCGATCGCCCGGCGCATCGGCCGGTTCGAGGAGGCCAACGGCGGCACGCTGCTCCTCGACGAGATCTCCGAGATGGACGTGCGGTTGCAATCCAAACTGCTGCGCGCGCTGCAGGAACGGGTGATCGACCGGGTCGGCGGCGGGGCCCCCGTCAAGGTCGATATCCGCGTGCTCGCCACCTCCAACCGCAACCTCTCCGAGGAGGTGAAGAAGGGCACGTTCCGCGAAGACCTGTTCTACCGCCTCAACGTCGTGCACCTGCGCCTGCCGCCCTTGCGCGAGCGGCTGGCCGACATCCTCGAACTCACCGCCCACTTCGCCCGTAAATATGCGGAGCTGAACGGCCTGCCGCTGCGGCCGCTGGCCCGCGAGGCGCAGGCGCTCGTCGCCCGCAACCCCTGGCCAGGCAACGTGCGCGAGTTGGAGAACACGATCCACCGCGCCGTGCTGCTGGCGCAGGGGCCCGAGATCGGCCCCGACGCGATCCTGAGCCCGGAGGGCGAGTCGCTGGCCGCGCCGGCCGCCGCCTCCGGCCCGGTCGAGCGGGCGGCGAGCGCGGCGGAAGCCGCCACCCGCGGTCTTGTCGGGCGCACCGTGGCGGAGGTCGAGCGCGACCTGATCCTCGACACCCTCGACCATTGCCTGGGCAACCGGACGCACGCCGCGAAGATCCTCGGCATCTCGATCCGGACCCTGCGCAACAAGCTCAACGAATATGTCGAGGCGGGCCTGCAGGTGGCCGAGCCCGGCGGGGTACGGGCGGTGGCGGCCTACGGCTGA
- the fliN gene encoding flagellar motor switch protein FliN: MSSDDFSLPQLNEGDMPYDEGGPGSVRDAPTSPKSAADLEQVFDVPVVVSAVLGSSRMPIGDLLRLGPGAVLELDRKVGEAIDVFVNNRLVARGEVVLVDERLGVTMTEIIKNDH; the protein is encoded by the coding sequence ATGTCGAGCGACGATTTCAGCCTGCCCCAGCTCAACGAGGGCGACATGCCCTACGACGAGGGCGGCCCCGGCTCCGTGCGCGACGCGCCGACGAGCCCGAAGAGCGCGGCGGACCTCGAACAGGTCTTCGACGTGCCGGTGGTGGTCTCGGCGGTGCTGGGCTCCTCGCGCATGCCGATCGGCGATCTGCTGCGGCTCGGCCCCGGCGCCGTGCTCGAACTCGACCGCAAGGTCGGCGAGGCCATCGACGTGTTCGTGAACAACCGCCTCGTCGCCCGCGGCGAGGTGGTGCTGGTCGATGAGCGCCTCGGCGTGACCATGACCGAGATCATCAAAAACGATCACTGA
- a CDS encoding FliH/SctL family protein, with amino-acid sequence MSARASRPFLFDTDFGRPRGPSAADAEAAARTEAERAALEAAAYARGLQDGRAEAALQEQARLADALTRVGLAAAGLLNQSDARDSEREAQALAFANALARRIAGEALDARPLAAVEEAARSALRHLRGVPHLVLRVNEALVDDAETLMKRLSREHGFEGRLVVLGEPDMAPGDARLEWADGGVVRERARIEAAVESALSPNFASTEA; translated from the coding sequence TTGAGCGCGCGCGCCTCCCGCCCCTTCCTGTTCGATACCGATTTCGGCCGCCCGCGCGGGCCCTCCGCCGCCGACGCGGAGGCCGCCGCCCGGACCGAGGCCGAGCGCGCGGCGCTGGAGGCGGCGGCCTATGCCCGCGGCCTCCAGGACGGCCGGGCCGAGGCCGCCCTCCAGGAACAGGCCCGGCTCGCCGACGCCCTGACTCGGGTCGGCCTCGCCGCCGCCGGCCTCCTCAACCAGTCCGATGCCCGCGATTCCGAGCGCGAGGCGCAGGCCCTGGCCTTCGCGAACGCGCTCGCCCGCCGGATCGCGGGCGAGGCACTCGACGCGCGCCCGCTCGCGGCGGTGGAAGAGGCGGCCCGCTCCGCCCTGCGCCACCTGCGCGGCGTGCCCCACCTCGTCCTGCGGGTGAACGAGGCGCTGGTCGACGACGCGGAAACGCTGATGAAGCGTCTCTCCCGCGAGCACGGCTTCGAGGGCCGCCTCGTGGTGCTGGGCGAGCCCGACATGGCGCCGGGCGACGCCCGGCTCGAATGGGCCGATGGCGGCGTCGTGCGTGAGCGCGCCCGCATCGAGGCCGCCGTTGAATCCGCCCTCTCTCCCAACTTCGCCAGCACGGAGGCCTGA
- the fliG gene encoding flagellar motor switch protein FliG: MESLDASKAFSEMPGPQRAAALLLLLGEEEGAPIWQRLDEDEIKLVSHAMVQLGSLEAATVERLIVDFVSRLSSGGGITSNFERTESLLLKIFPPEQVSSIMAEIKGASGKRVWASLTQIDPEILANFLRNEYPQTVAVVLSKVRADYAAKVLTILPEEFAIDVLNRMLRMETVQKEALRHIEETLRTEFVSTIAQTTRRDAHELMAEVFNAFDRQTETRFLAAIDQANRGSAKKIRQLMFTFEDLLKLDPGSVQTLMRKVDNDTLCRALKGADERVRAFFMRQMSTRAAKNLTDEMGSMGPIRLKEVDEAQAKMTELAKELAEKGEIMIAKNGGEEELVY, translated from the coding sequence ATGGAGAGCCTCGATGCGTCGAAGGCCTTCTCCGAGATGCCGGGCCCGCAGCGCGCCGCCGCGCTGCTGCTGCTGCTCGGCGAGGAGGAGGGCGCGCCGATCTGGCAGCGCCTCGACGAGGACGAGATCAAGCTCGTCAGCCACGCCATGGTGCAGCTCGGCTCGCTCGAGGCCGCCACCGTCGAGCGGCTGATCGTCGATTTCGTCTCGCGCCTGTCCTCGGGCGGCGGCATCACCTCGAACTTCGAGCGCACCGAGTCGCTCCTGCTCAAGATCTTTCCCCCTGAGCAGGTCTCCTCGATCATGGCGGAGATCAAGGGCGCTTCCGGAAAGCGCGTCTGGGCGAGCCTCACCCAGATCGACCCCGAGATCCTCGCGAACTTCCTGCGCAACGAGTATCCGCAGACGGTGGCCGTCGTGCTCTCGAAGGTGCGGGCCGACTACGCCGCCAAGGTGCTCACGATCCTGCCGGAGGAGTTCGCCATCGACGTGCTCAACCGGATGCTGCGCATGGAGACCGTCCAGAAGGAGGCTCTGCGCCACATCGAGGAGACGCTGCGCACCGAATTCGTCTCGACCATCGCCCAGACCACGCGGCGCGATGCGCACGAACTCATGGCCGAGGTGTTCAACGCCTTCGACCGGCAGACCGAGACCCGCTTCCTCGCAGCGATCGATCAGGCCAACCGCGGCTCGGCCAAGAAGATCCGCCAGCTCATGTTCACCTTCGAGGATCTGCTGAAGCTCGATCCGGGCTCGGTCCAGACCCTGATGCGCAAGGTCGACAACGACACCCTGTGCCGGGCGCTGAAAGGGGCCGACGAGCGGGTGCGCGCCTTCTTCATGCGCCAGATGTCGACCCGCGCGGCCAAGAACCTCACCGACGAGATGGGCTCGATGGGGCCGATCCGCCTCAAGGAGGTCGATGAGGCGCAGGCCAAGATGACGGAACTCGCGAAAGAGCTGGCCGAGAAGGGCGAGATCATGATCGCCAAGAACGGCGGCGAGGAGGAGTTGGTCTATTGA
- the fliF gene encoding flagellar basal-body MS-ring/collar protein FliF — translation MKPILDLVTKLGPARIAAMAAVTLTLVGFFAFVILRVSRPDMGVLFSDLSMQDSSAVIRELDARGIIYETKGDMGQTVLAPRADLAKLRMDFAGKGLPAQGGIGYEIFDKGDAFSSTSFVQNVNHLRAMEGELARSIRAIGRVQAARVHLVIPERRLFERDREAPSAAIVVKLMGDLDPSQVRAIRHLAASAVEGLKPERVSIVDERGRLLADGARGAEKDGAGALEERQTGIERRMRSQIEEIVAGIVGQGRARVQVTAELDLNRVESRSESFDPESRVVRSTQTRSENSLTGGTEGQASVGNELPGANQNQAQPQQKDSSQKNEEVTNYEISRVTKVETLEGGRLKRLSVAVLVDGVYAPGADGKTAYQPRSDAEIARITALVRTAVGYDKARGDQVEVVNLRFAETPTAPEFAEPGLIQSFLSPTKEDVMRLVELTVLSLLTLVVLMAVVRPLLRRVLEAEAPVAALAGPAGALALAGATGGEGPAELAVRENSTNRFLESAKINGQIQAETVERVVDMVRASPTETVEVLRNWIHDS, via the coding sequence GTGAAACCCATCCTCGATCTGGTGACGAAGCTCGGGCCTGCGCGCATTGCCGCGATGGCGGCCGTGACGCTGACGCTGGTCGGCTTCTTCGCCTTCGTGATCCTGCGTGTCTCGCGGCCCGATATGGGCGTGCTGTTTTCCGACCTTTCGATGCAGGATTCGTCGGCCGTGATCCGCGAGCTCGATGCGCGCGGCATCATCTACGAGACCAAGGGCGACATGGGTCAGACCGTGCTCGCTCCCCGCGCCGACCTGGCCAAGCTGCGGATGGACTTCGCCGGCAAGGGCCTGCCGGCGCAAGGCGGCATCGGCTACGAGATCTTCGACAAGGGCGACGCCTTCTCCTCGACGAGCTTCGTCCAGAACGTGAACCATCTGCGGGCGATGGAGGGCGAGCTCGCCCGCTCGATCCGCGCCATCGGCCGGGTCCAGGCGGCGCGCGTCCACCTCGTCATCCCCGAGCGCCGCCTGTTCGAGCGCGACCGCGAGGCGCCCTCGGCCGCCATCGTCGTCAAGCTGATGGGCGATCTCGATCCGAGCCAGGTGCGGGCGATCCGGCATCTCGCGGCCTCCGCGGTCGAGGGTCTGAAGCCCGAGCGGGTCTCGATCGTCGACGAGCGCGGGCGGCTGCTGGCCGACGGCGCCCGCGGCGCGGAGAAGGACGGGGCCGGCGCCCTGGAGGAGCGGCAGACGGGCATCGAGCGGCGCATGCGCTCGCAGATCGAGGAGATCGTGGCCGGCATCGTCGGCCAGGGCCGCGCCCGGGTGCAGGTCACCGCCGAACTCGATCTCAACCGGGTCGAGAGCCGCTCGGAGAGCTTCGACCCCGAGAGCCGCGTGGTCCGTTCCACCCAGACCCGCTCCGAGAATTCGCTGACCGGCGGGACGGAAGGGCAGGCCAGCGTCGGCAACGAGCTGCCCGGCGCCAACCAGAACCAGGCCCAACCGCAGCAGAAGGATTCCTCGCAGAAGAACGAGGAAGTCACGAACTACGAGATCTCCCGCGTCACCAAGGTCGAGACCCTGGAGGGCGGCCGCCTCAAGCGGCTCTCGGTGGCGGTGCTGGTCGACGGCGTCTACGCCCCCGGCGCCGACGGCAAGACCGCCTACCAGCCCCGCTCCGACGCCGAGATCGCGCGCATCACCGCGCTGGTGCGCACCGCGGTCGGCTACGACAAGGCCCGCGGCGATCAGGTCGAGGTGGTCAACCTGCGCTTCGCCGAGACGCCCACCGCTCCCGAATTCGCCGAACCGGGCCTGATCCAGTCGTTCCTGAGCCCGACCAAGGAGGACGTGATGCGCCTCGTCGAGCTCACGGTCCTGAGCCTGCTCACCCTGGTCGTGCTGATGGCGGTGGTGCGCCCGCTCCTGCGCCGCGTACTCGAAGCGGAGGCGCCGGTGGCCGCGCTGGCCGGCCCGGCCGGCGCGCTGGCGCTGGCCGGCGCGACGGGCGGCGAGGGTCCAGCCGAGCTCGCGGTGCGCGAGAACAGCACCAACCGGTTCCTCGAATCGGCGAAGATCAACGGCCAGATCCAGGCCGAGACGGTGGAGCGCGTGGTCGACATGGTGCGGGCGAGCCCGACCGAGACCGTCGAGGTGCTCCGCAACTGGATCCACGATTCCTGA
- a CDS encoding DUF1153 domain-containing protein: protein MTETPRPRVKYVIGPDGSPLTIADLPPVTTRRWVIRRKAEVVAAVRGGLLSLEEACQRYTLTTEEFLSWQYSIDQHGLAGLRTTRIQHYRH, encoded by the coding sequence ATGACCGAAACACCCCGGCCCCGCGTGAAGTATGTGATTGGGCCCGACGGCAGCCCCCTGACGATCGCCGATCTTCCCCCCGTCACCACCCGCCGTTGGGTCATCCGCCGGAAGGCCGAGGTCGTCGCCGCCGTCCGCGGCGGCCTTCTCAGCCTGGAGGAGGCCTGCCAGCGCTACACGCTGACCACCGAGGAATTTCTGAGCTGGCAGTACTCCATCGACCAGCACGGTCTGGCCGGCCTGCGCACCACGCGCATCCAGCATTACCGCCACTGA
- a CDS encoding flagellar hook assembly protein FlgD, with protein sequence MASGITSSTSITATGAASTTDTKSIAGNFTQFLTLLTTQLKNQNPLDPLDTNQFTQQLVQFAGVEQQLKTNASLDTILTNSKAASASSASGLIGRTITADGASTDLADGKANWTLTPERPAAKAVITIKGSDGTVVATRTTTLKSGAQSFAWDGTATSGLAAKDGRYTITVDALDTTGTRVNVDTKVTGTVDGVDLSGSEPVLTIGSARVPASSVKTLSAPAS encoded by the coding sequence ATGGCCTCCGGGATCACGAGCAGCACCAGCATCACCGCCACCGGTGCCGCCTCGACGACCGACACGAAGTCGATCGCGGGCAACTTCACGCAGTTCCTGACGCTGCTCACCACGCAGCTCAAGAACCAGAACCCGCTCGACCCGCTCGACACCAACCAGTTCACCCAGCAGCTCGTGCAGTTCGCCGGCGTCGAGCAGCAGCTCAAGACCAACGCCTCGCTCGATACGATTCTGACGAACTCCAAGGCCGCCTCGGCCTCCTCCGCCTCCGGCCTGATCGGCCGGACGATCACGGCGGACGGCGCCAGCACCGACCTCGCCGACGGCAAGGCGAACTGGACGCTGACCCCGGAACGGCCCGCCGCCAAGGCCGTCATCACGATCAAGGGCAGCGACGGCACCGTGGTGGCCACGAGGACCACGACGCTGAAGAGCGGCGCGCAATCCTTCGCATGGGACGGCACCGCGACCTCGGGGCTCGCGGCCAAGGACGGGCGCTACACGATCACCGTCGATGCCCTCGATACGACGGGCACGCGGGTCAACGTCGACACCAAGGTGACCGGCACCGTGGACGGCGTCGACCTCAGCGGCTCTGAACCGGTGCTGACGATCGGCTCGGCGCGCGTCCCGGCCTCGAGCGTCAAAACGCTTTCCGCGCCAGCATCTTGA